A part of Gemmatimonadales bacterium genomic DNA contains:
- a CDS encoding carboxypeptidase regulatory-like domain-containing protein, whose protein sequence is MQFRTITVLTVLATTVGHAAHPVPGAAQPRSASITGRVVSGSAERPLSGVGVVLVTVERSTTTDSAGRFVFSDLDSGTYRIEAVLEGAAPLVATFTLSQGERKQVDFRIDGSEARPAVAVGDSGMRPAVSIPVSAFERRRANGNGRYFDQDDIQARRPHRLIDLLRQLPGVRIDCQAGNCSVRLNNHPRGCAPAVFLDEQRSVLAALDFTAPADVLGLEIYRGPSETPPELNNDQARCGGAIAISTRRG, encoded by the coding sequence ATGCAGTTCCGGACCATCACCGTCCTGACGGTGCTGGCCACCACTGTCGGCCACGCTGCCCACCCGGTACCGGGTGCGGCTCAGCCGAGGTCTGCCTCCATCACAGGTCGTGTCGTTTCGGGCTCGGCAGAACGTCCGCTGAGCGGGGTTGGGGTCGTTCTCGTGACCGTCGAACGATCGACCACGACGGACTCCGCCGGTCGGTTTGTCTTTTCAGACCTCGACTCCGGGACCTACCGGATCGAGGCTGTCTTGGAGGGCGCCGCGCCACTGGTGGCGACCTTTACGCTTTCTCAGGGCGAACGTAAGCAGGTCGACTTCCGGATCGATGGTTCCGAGGCCCGGCCGGCGGTCGCGGTGGGCGATTCGGGAATGAGGCCGGCGGTCAGTATCCCGGTCAGCGCGTTCGAGCGTCGCCGTGCCAACGGCAACGGTCGCTACTTCGACCAGGACGATATTCAGGCCCGTCGCCCGCACCGCCTGATCGACCTGCTCCGCCAGCTGCCTGGGGTCCGGATCGATTGTCAGGCAGGCAACTGTTCGGTGCGCCTCAACAACCACCCGCGTGGTTGTGCGCCGGCAGTCTTTCTCGACGAGCAGCGGAGCGTGCTTGCTGCGCTCGACTTTACGGCACCGGCCGACGTCCTCGGCCTGGAGATATACCGTGGCCCGTCAGAGACGCCGCCCGAGTTGAACAACGATCAGGCGCGCTGTGGTGGAGCAATCGCGATTTCGACGCGAAGGGGGTAG
- a CDS encoding GNAT family N-acetyltransferase, translating to MTVSLIDRADRNLALHSGWIQRQLPGMTCRDDLGLQLADSGLPCDTFNIVCHTRLTQDLVPGGIVSILEHFGAAGRPFSWWCGPGDQPRDLDRFLTDAGLAADESEVAMAANLDFLSAEAASPDPTIRIARVRTADDLERFAGLLAANWDPPDQSVLVFYRAAADLLLTPDCPIRLYLAWSREQAVGTAEVTVGGGVAGLYNLATATAHRGRGIGSLLVTRPLMEARMDGIDTGILQAASGAQSLYQRLGFRSFGSYTEYKLSPRA from the coding sequence GTGACGGTCAGTCTGATCGACCGCGCCGACCGGAACCTGGCTCTCCACAGCGGCTGGATCCAGCGGCAGCTCCCCGGCATGACCTGTCGCGACGACCTGGGCCTGCAACTCGCTGACTCAGGGCTCCCCTGTGACACGTTCAACATCGTCTGTCACACTCGGCTCACCCAGGACCTGGTCCCTGGTGGTATCGTCTCCATCCTCGAGCATTTCGGCGCCGCCGGTCGCCCGTTTTCCTGGTGGTGCGGTCCGGGCGATCAGCCCAGGGACCTCGACCGCTTCCTGACCGATGCAGGGCTTGCGGCTGACGAATCCGAGGTCGCCATGGCCGCCAATCTGGACTTCCTTAGTGCGGAGGCAGCGTCACCGGACCCGACGATTCGGATTGCTCGGGTCCGTACAGCGGATGATCTCGAGCGATTCGCCGGCTTGCTGGCCGCGAACTGGGACCCGCCAGACCAATCCGTCCTCGTCTTCTATCGCGCCGCAGCCGACCTGCTGCTGACGCCCGATTGCCCGATTCGGCTCTATTTGGCTTGGTCTCGCGAACAGGCGGTCGGGACCGCGGAGGTCACTGTCGGAGGCGGGGTCGCTGGCCTCTACAATCTGGCAACGGCGACCGCGCACCGCGGCCGGGGTATCGGATCACTCCTCGTGACGAGGCCGCTCATGGAGGCAAGGATGGACGGAATCGATACGGGAATACTGCAGGCAGCGTCAGGTGCGCAATCGCTCTACCAGCGCCTCGGATTTCGATCGTTCGGCAGCTACACCGAATACAAGCTCTCGCCCCGCGCCTGA
- a CDS encoding M48 family metallopeptidase — MTDRNLFEQQEHNKRRSTWLTAGFVLFTAWVGFGGDLGFYLLTRDAGPGEYRHVVPVIGLIASLIAGGVALFSWKRGAQQVLSASKAREVVDPATPEERQLVNIVEEMAIASGVPKPRIWIVPDDDPNAFATGPDPERAHVAVTAGLLRMLNRDELQGVVAHEMAHVRNYDIRLMTLLAGMIGAIVLLSDMMRNFLRFGGGRRSNSRGGKKDANPLALLVLGLWLISLILAPIVTRLLAMSISRKREFLADATGAQFTRNPAALASALAKLDGSGAPTRFIARGAAHMCIVDPAERRFAGKSGFLGMMASHPPIEERVARLRAMSFLGPDGSRAVESLPG; from the coding sequence GTGACCGACCGCAACCTGTTCGAGCAGCAGGAGCACAACAAACGTCGTTCGACCTGGCTCACGGCGGGGTTCGTCCTGTTCACCGCCTGGGTCGGGTTCGGCGGCGATCTCGGCTTTTATCTCCTCACCCGCGATGCGGGGCCCGGTGAGTATCGCCACGTTGTTCCGGTCATCGGCCTGATCGCGTCGCTGATCGCGGGCGGCGTGGCCCTCTTCTCCTGGAAACGTGGCGCCCAGCAGGTCCTTTCGGCGTCGAAAGCTCGCGAGGTCGTCGATCCCGCGACCCCCGAAGAGCGCCAACTGGTCAATATCGTCGAGGAAATGGCCATTGCCTCCGGCGTTCCCAAGCCTCGGATCTGGATCGTGCCGGATGACGACCCCAATGCGTTTGCGACCGGCCCCGATCCGGAGCGAGCGCATGTGGCGGTGACAGCCGGGTTACTGCGGATGCTGAACCGCGATGAGCTGCAGGGGGTCGTGGCGCACGAGATGGCTCACGTGCGCAACTACGATATCCGGCTGATGACGCTCCTGGCCGGGATGATCGGCGCCATCGTGCTGTTGTCGGACATGATGCGGAACTTTCTGCGGTTCGGCGGCGGACGTCGGAGCAACTCGCGTGGCGGGAAGAAGGACGCCAATCCGCTCGCGCTGCTGGTGTTGGGGCTCTGGCTCATCAGCCTGATTCTCGCCCCGATCGTGACGCGCCTGCTGGCGATGTCGATCAGCCGCAAGCGCGAGTTCTTGGCCGATGCCACGGGGGCCCAGTTTACCCGCAACCCTGCAGCCCTCGCCAGTGCGCTGGCCAAGCTCGATGGCTCAGGTGCGCCGACTCGCTTCATTGCCCGCGGTGCCGCACACATGTGCATCGTCGATCCCGCCGAGCGGCGCTTCGCTGGTAAGAGCGGGTTTCTGGGCATGATGGCCTCGCACCCGCCGATCGAAGAGCGAGTCGCACGCTTGCGGGCGATGTCGTTCCTGGGACCCGACGGGTCGCGGGCAGTGGAGTCGCTGCCCGGCTGA
- a CDS encoding LemA family protein, with the protein MGLIIFAVVVVVIVFWVIGAYNQLIALKNRVLNAWKQIDVQLKRRHDLIPNLVETVRGAMSFERETLEAVIAARNSAVQAHGVGATAKAEGELTQALGRLFALSENYPDLKATTNVGQLQEELASTENKIAFARQLYNDEATLYNTKQAQFPTNLVVGLAKASPAELWEIEDAAERAVPKVDLGFKRP; encoded by the coding sequence ATGGGCTTGATAATCTTCGCGGTGGTAGTGGTCGTGATCGTCTTCTGGGTGATCGGGGCGTACAACCAGCTCATTGCGCTCAAGAACCGGGTGCTGAACGCCTGGAAGCAGATCGACGTGCAGCTCAAGCGCCGACATGATCTGATCCCCAACCTGGTCGAGACGGTTCGGGGCGCCATGAGCTTCGAGCGGGAAACCCTGGAAGCGGTCATTGCCGCGCGGAACAGCGCCGTGCAGGCCCACGGCGTCGGCGCCACCGCGAAGGCCGAGGGGGAGTTGACCCAGGCACTCGGTCGGCTCTTTGCGCTGAGTGAGAACTATCCTGATCTCAAAGCCACCACCAACGTCGGGCAGTTGCAGGAAGAGCTGGCCAGTACCGAGAACAAGATCGCGTTTGCCCGTCAGCTCTACAACGACGAGGCCACGCTCTACAACACCAAGCAGGCCCAGTTCCCCACCAATCTCGTCGTCGGGCTCGCCAAAGCCTCGCCGGCCGAGCTCTGGGAAATCGAGGACGCCGCCGAACGGGCCGTGCCGAAGGTCGATCTTGGTTTCAAGAGGCCCTAA
- a CDS encoding TonB-dependent receptor: MILSCLLAVPTIGLVDGIEPMVAQSGSGTIKGVVMSTSPRRPLEGVRIRLIGTTFNAVSDSKGRFQFRDLDPGKYLIEAAAIGFTTMNSPLLLGERETLELEFLASSEAVRLPDLSVAERAEHGPRDWLRRKSEGRGRYITRQLLEERQVRYLPDALRMVAGVRVECRGAICQAQMVRSPRGCGPGYYIDGIPAHPSALWLTPVSEVEGIEVYSGPSETPPELETGSTRCGAIALWTRPPPPRRPREPKPEPEPRVADSTNSDFAARR; this comes from the coding sequence ATGATCCTCTCTTGCCTGCTGGCGGTGCCCACGATCGGTTTGGTCGATGGGATCGAGCCGATGGTTGCGCAGTCCGGGTCGGGCACCATCAAGGGCGTGGTGATGTCCACATCGCCGCGCCGGCCGCTCGAAGGCGTACGGATTCGGTTGATCGGCACCACCTTCAACGCGGTTTCCGATTCCAAGGGCCGATTTCAGTTCCGTGACCTCGATCCTGGCAAGTATCTGATCGAAGCTGCGGCCATTGGCTTCACCACGATGAACTCCCCGCTGCTCCTGGGCGAACGCGAAACACTCGAACTCGAGTTCCTGGCCAGCTCCGAGGCGGTGCGACTGCCCGATCTGTCGGTCGCCGAGCGGGCGGAGCATGGTCCGCGCGACTGGCTGCGACGCAAGTCCGAGGGACGCGGTCGGTATATCACCAGGCAATTGCTCGAAGAGCGGCAGGTGCGCTACCTGCCGGATGCGTTGCGGATGGTTGCGGGAGTCCGGGTCGAATGCCGAGGGGCGATTTGTCAGGCGCAGATGGTGCGGTCACCGCGGGGTTGCGGGCCTGGCTACTACATCGATGGCATTCCGGCACATCCGTCGGCGCTGTGGCTCACCCCGGTCAGTGAGGTTGAAGGGATCGAGGTCTATTCGGGACCATCGGAAACGCCTCCGGAACTGGAGACGGGCTCGACTCGGTGCGGAGCTATCGCGTTGTGGACCCGACCGCCGCCGCCGCGACGGCCCCGAGAGCCGAAGCCAGAGCCGGAGCCACGGGTGGCCGACTCGACCAACTCTGACTTCGCTGCCCGTCGCTGA
- a CDS encoding Ig-like domain-containing protein, protein MIAELLAAALLQQPPQEIARIRIEPAGAEISIGDTLRLTARALDANGRVIDGAVVQWLQSGGVFEGTVDSTGRVIGGATGTIVATALVRLGANARPVTAIARVTVLPLPAARIDIEPVPTSMVVGQSLTLVGRSYAANDDLRSDPIAWSSDNPGVIRVSPSGRATAVAAGRASLTARVGRVERVVPISVGANPVRSLAVQPGTAKARTGDVIRFQVRATGAAGPLDMAVRPEWSIASGNAQIDAEGAFVADLPGTYQVFASFAGQMAEAVVEVAPRDVTRPIKVLGRLPIGMMTTEFWLHPNGKIGYLATAGLTGVGGDRLYAVDVSDPAAPRITDSVVVDARIVNDVMTTEDGKYAVMTREGSSSRKNGIVILSLEDPAHPKPIADYTETVSGGVHSTYVYQGHVYLTDDATGSMRVISLADPYKPREVARWQTPPPDAGRTLHDIDVKDGLAYLSYWNDGLVVLDVGNGIKGGRPDNPVFVSQYKYDLNALYRDVEAVGGPGFIRGTHTAWRAGRYAFVADEVFPAQAQGQGVPGFGRAYGRMQVIDMSDITKPKSVAWYESKDGGTHNIWVAGDTLFLGDYQGGLRILDVGGELRGDLLRQGRVIGNVMTGDQAGHVPNVAGTWGAVYRNGYIYVPDVNSGLWIMQIEPKRQLTP, encoded by the coding sequence ATGATTGCAGAGCTACTGGCGGCGGCGCTGCTGCAGCAACCGCCGCAGGAAATCGCCCGGATTCGGATCGAGCCGGCAGGGGCCGAGATCTCGATTGGCGACACCCTCAGGCTCACGGCGAGAGCGCTTGATGCGAATGGTCGGGTCATCGACGGGGCGGTGGTCCAGTGGCTGCAATCCGGCGGCGTCTTCGAGGGCACCGTCGACTCCACCGGCCGGGTCATTGGCGGTGCGACGGGCACCATCGTCGCCACGGCACTGGTCCGGCTCGGAGCGAACGCGCGACCAGTCACGGCGATTGCACGGGTGACCGTGCTGCCCTTGCCCGCAGCGCGCATCGATATCGAGCCGGTGCCGACCAGCATGGTGGTGGGACAGAGTCTCACCCTGGTGGGGCGATCCTACGCAGCCAACGACGACCTGCGGTCCGACCCGATTGCCTGGTCGAGCGACAACCCCGGCGTGATTCGGGTCTCGCCCTCCGGGCGGGCGACGGCCGTTGCCGCAGGACGGGCGTCGCTGACGGCCCGGGTCGGCCGGGTGGAGCGCGTCGTGCCGATCTCGGTCGGGGCCAATCCGGTACGCTCGCTTGCGGTGCAGCCGGGCACGGCGAAGGCCCGGACCGGCGACGTGATTCGCTTTCAGGTTCGGGCCACGGGCGCGGCGGGGCCGCTCGACATGGCCGTGCGGCCGGAATGGTCGATTGCGTCGGGCAACGCACAGATCGACGCCGAGGGCGCATTCGTTGCGGACCTGCCGGGTACCTATCAGGTCTTTGCGTCGTTTGCCGGGCAGATGGCGGAGGCTGTCGTGGAGGTGGCGCCTCGGGACGTTACCCGACCGATCAAGGTGTTGGGCCGGCTGCCGATCGGGATGATGACGACCGAGTTCTGGTTGCATCCCAACGGTAAAATCGGCTACCTGGCCACGGCCGGCCTGACCGGTGTCGGCGGCGATCGTCTCTATGCCGTCGACGTGAGTGATCCCGCCGCGCCGCGGATTACCGATTCGGTCGTCGTCGACGCGCGCATCGTCAACGACGTGATGACGACGGAGGACGGCAAGTACGCGGTCATGACGCGAGAGGGGTCGTCGAGCCGAAAGAACGGCATCGTGATACTCTCGCTCGAGGATCCGGCTCACCCCAAGCCGATTGCCGATTACACCGAAACGGTCTCAGGAGGAGTGCACAGTACCTACGTCTATCAGGGTCATGTCTACCTGACCGACGACGCGACCGGTTCGATGCGCGTGATCAGCCTGGCTGACCCCTACAAGCCTCGGGAAGTGGCACGGTGGCAGACGCCGCCGCCCGATGCGGGACGGACCTTGCACGACATCGACGTCAAGGATGGCCTGGCCTATCTCAGCTACTGGAACGATGGCCTGGTGGTGCTCGATGTCGGTAACGGAATCAAAGGCGGGCGACCCGACAATCCGGTCTTCGTCTCGCAGTACAAGTATGACCTCAACGCGCTCTATCGGGACGTCGAAGCTGTGGGCGGGCCCGGCTTCATTCGCGGCACGCACACCGCGTGGCGCGCCGGCAGGTACGCTTTTGTCGCGGACGAAGTGTTTCCCGCGCAGGCCCAGGGGCAGGGCGTGCCGGGGTTTGGCCGCGCCTACGGCAGGATGCAGGTCATCGACATGTCGGACATTACCAAGCCCAAGAGCGTGGCCTGGTACGAATCGAAGGACGGTGGCACTCACAACATCTGGGTTGCGGGCGACACTCTCTTTCTCGGCGACTACCAGGGCGGCCTGCGGATCCTCGATGTCGGCGGCGAGCTGAGAGGTGATTTGCTGCGGCAGGGGCGGGTGATCGGTAACGTGATGACTGGTGACCAGGCCGGCCATGTACCGAACGTGGCCGGCACCTGGGGTGCCGTGTACCGGAACGGCTACATCTATGTTCCGGACGTGAACTCCGGGCTCTGGATCATGCAAATCGAACCCAAACGGCAACTTACGCCCTAG
- a CDS encoding response regulator: protein MEQAAAPYQFASAPKGPVTILVVDDEEPIRNALKRFLTHQGYEVTTAASGGEATDALHRQKIACVLLDVRMPDANGIDLVPKVLEIEPNAAILMLTAVNDAASAALCMQRGAMDYLTKPVDLTDLLRAIHRALRRRDTMIESQQINHWLKEEVAIRTAELRMERANLERISVATLEALVNALEAKDPYLRGHSARVADMAATVAAEMGMDEEGVELVRTAGRLHDIGKIGIREEILNKQGPLTDEEFEHVKNHTVTGSQILAPLAHLKQIIDVVRSHHERWDGKGYPDGLSGDEIPAGARIIGAVEIYDALTTSRPYQEKMVPELAIERLRDLVGTVIDPRVHRALQSVVARREALIFLDDARA, encoded by the coding sequence GTGGAACAAGCCGCCGCACCGTACCAGTTTGCCAGCGCACCGAAGGGCCCGGTCACGATCCTCGTTGTCGACGACGAGGAACCGATCCGCAACGCCCTCAAACGCTTCCTGACACACCAGGGGTACGAAGTCACCACCGCGGCAAGCGGCGGCGAAGCCACCGATGCACTCCACCGCCAGAAGATTGCCTGCGTGCTCCTCGACGTCCGCATGCCGGACGCCAACGGGATCGACCTGGTCCCCAAGGTGCTCGAGATCGAGCCCAACGCCGCCATTCTGATGCTCACTGCGGTCAACGACGCCGCCAGCGCTGCGCTCTGTATGCAGCGCGGCGCCATGGATTACCTCACCAAGCCCGTCGATCTGACCGACCTGCTCCGCGCAATTCACCGCGCGCTGCGCCGTCGGGATACCATGATCGAGAGTCAGCAGATCAATCATTGGCTCAAGGAAGAGGTGGCGATCCGGACGGCGGAGTTGCGGATGGAGCGGGCCAACCTGGAGCGAATCTCGGTTGCCACGCTCGAAGCGCTCGTCAACGCGCTCGAAGCCAAGGACCCCTATCTCCGCGGCCACTCGGCCCGTGTCGCCGACATGGCGGCCACGGTGGCCGCCGAAATGGGGATGGACGAAGAGGGCGTCGAGCTGGTTCGAACCGCAGGGCGGCTCCATGACATCGGCAAGATCGGTATCCGCGAAGAGATCCTCAACAAGCAGGGTCCCCTGACGGACGAAGAGTTCGAGCACGTCAAGAATCACACGGTTACAGGCTCACAGATCCTGGCGCCACTCGCCCACTTGAAGCAGATCATCGATGTCGTGCGCAGCCATCACGAACGATGGGACGGCAAAGGTTACCCCGACGGCCTGAGCGGCGACGAAATCCCCGCCGGTGCGCGGATCATCGGCGCCGTCGAGATCTATGACGCGCTGACTACCTCACGCCCCTATCAGGAAAAGATGGTGCCGGAGCTGGCTATCGAACGCCTGCGCGACCTGGTCGGGACCGTCATCGATCCGCGTGTCCACCGGGCACTCCAATCGGTCGTCGCCCGCCGCGAGGCCCTCATCTTCCTCGACGACGCGCGTGCCTGA
- a CDS encoding response regulator: protein MRRLLSAAGYEHISVVSSAAEALRASSNADIILLDYQLPDGTGIDLLPRLVARPNPPSVVMVTGEGSETLAAAALRAGAEDYLVKDGNLRELLPQIVERVRRRRALTAAQTAVEQELVRAERLAAIGEMTVTLHHEINNPLMSASAEVELLLADRNLDADHRSALDSVRESLLRIRNIIKQAGDLRQAASADYQVGLRMINLAAGNQPVVQHRGRALVWIPHEDTARLAALILRHTGFTAERVGSASELASNANRIDVSLVVLSAPGTSDPKAALGGFVPDRNRIYALVALVDGIMTGARAAGADRVVSMPFDPATLADELLAAVGERL from the coding sequence ATGCGCCGACTGCTCAGCGCAGCAGGCTACGAGCACATCTCCGTCGTCAGCTCGGCAGCCGAGGCCCTCAGGGCCTCCAGTAATGCCGATATTATCCTGCTCGACTACCAGCTGCCCGACGGCACCGGCATCGACCTGCTGCCCCGACTCGTGGCCCGGCCGAACCCGCCCTCCGTCGTGATGGTAACAGGCGAGGGCAGTGAGACCCTCGCTGCGGCCGCCTTGCGTGCAGGCGCGGAGGACTACCTGGTCAAAGACGGCAACCTGCGCGAGCTGTTGCCGCAGATCGTCGAACGGGTCCGGCGGCGGCGTGCCCTGACTGCCGCCCAGACGGCCGTCGAGCAGGAACTGGTCCGCGCCGAGCGCCTGGCCGCCATCGGCGAAATGACGGTGACTCTGCATCACGAAATCAACAATCCGCTGATGAGCGCCTCGGCCGAGGTCGAGTTGCTGCTGGCGGACCGCAACCTCGATGCGGACCATCGGAGCGCCCTCGACTCGGTCCGCGAAAGCCTGCTGCGCATCCGCAATATCATCAAGCAAGCCGGCGACCTTCGCCAAGCGGCCAGCGCGGACTATCAGGTCGGCCTCCGGATGATCAACCTGGCGGCGGGCAACCAGCCCGTCGTGCAGCATCGCGGTCGAGCGCTGGTCTGGATTCCTCACGAAGACACCGCGCGACTGGCCGCCCTGATCCTTCGTCACACCGGCTTCACAGCCGAACGGGTCGGCTCGGCGAGCGAGCTGGCCTCGAATGCCAACCGGATCGACGTCTCGCTCGTGGTGCTGTCTGCACCCGGCACCTCCGACCCGAAGGCCGCGCTCGGCGGCTTCGTGCCCGACCGCAACCGGATCTATGCTCTGGTGGCTCTGGTCGACGGAATCATGACCGGGGCACGCGCCGCAGGCGCCGACCGGGTCGTGTCGATGCCGTTCGACCCGGCCACCCTGGCCGACGAACTTCTCGCTGCGGTCGGCGAACGGCTCTAG
- the tal gene encoding transaldolase, with amino-acid sequence MTNPLVRLGQLGQSPWYDFITRELIASGTLAALIADDGLLGMTSNPTIFEKAISGSQDYDADVRRFMAEGLTPDAVFESLAVADVRAACDAFLPVYLSTEGRDGLVSLEVSPALAQDAAGTVAEAKRLWTALDRPNAMIKIPGTVACLPAITECIAAGINVNITLLFSVERYQAVIDAYLTGLETRIGAGLAINKLASVASFFVSRVDSRIDNLLDQQSKAEGLRSTIAIANAALAYQAFQAALATPRWQRLAAHSATRQRPLWASTSTKDPRLPDVYYVEALIAEDTVNTLPPDTLSAYRDHGDPAVRIDAAIATAGDRLGQLAERGINLAEVTAFLEEDGLAKFAASYQAAVDGLATKMAALTAS; translated from the coding sequence ATGACCAATCCACTCGTTCGCCTGGGTCAGCTGGGCCAGAGCCCCTGGTACGACTTCATCACGCGCGAGCTGATTGCGAGCGGTACGCTTGCCGCCCTGATCGCCGACGATGGCCTGCTGGGCATGACGTCGAACCCGACCATTTTCGAAAAGGCCATTTCGGGCAGTCAGGACTATGACGCCGACGTCCGACGGTTCATGGCCGAGGGGCTCACCCCGGACGCGGTGTTCGAATCGCTGGCCGTGGCCGACGTCCGAGCCGCCTGTGATGCGTTCCTCCCGGTCTACCTGAGCACCGAGGGGCGCGACGGTCTGGTCTCGCTGGAAGTGTCACCTGCGCTGGCGCAGGATGCGGCGGGGACGGTCGCGGAAGCCAAACGCCTCTGGACCGCGCTCGATCGGCCGAATGCAATGATCAAGATCCCCGGCACCGTGGCGTGTCTGCCGGCCATCACGGAGTGCATAGCTGCCGGGATCAACGTCAACATCACGCTGCTGTTTTCGGTCGAACGCTATCAGGCCGTCATCGACGCCTACCTGACCGGCCTGGAAACCCGGATCGGGGCCGGGCTCGCGATCAACAAACTTGCCTCGGTGGCCAGCTTCTTCGTGAGCCGCGTCGACAGCCGAATCGACAATCTGCTCGATCAGCAGAGCAAGGCCGAGGGACTCCGCAGCACCATCGCGATCGCGAACGCCGCGTTGGCGTACCAGGCGTTCCAAGCCGCGCTTGCGACCCCGCGTTGGCAGCGTCTCGCCGCCCACAGCGCCACTCGGCAGCGCCCGCTCTGGGCCTCCACCAGCACCAAGGATCCGCGCCTGCCCGACGTCTACTATGTCGAGGCCCTGATTGCCGAGGATACCGTCAATACGCTCCCCCCGGACACCTTGAGTGCCTACCGGGATCACGGCGACCCCGCCGTGCGGATCGATGCCGCGATCGCAACGGCGGGTGACCGCCTCGGGCAGCTCGCCGAGCGGGGCATCAACCTCGCGGAGGTGACGGCGTTTCTGGAAGAGGACGGGCTCGCGAAATTCGCCGCGTCCTATCAGGCGGCGGTCGATGGCCTCGCAACCAAGATGGCGGCCCTCACCGCCAGCTGA